From the Opitutia bacterium genome, one window contains:
- a CDS encoding GreA/GreB family elongation factor, with protein sequence MNSEVISAIIAKNPALKASKSKLEAMEAGAYVMHRSWGFGQIKSFDESAGKLLIDFKGKKSHAMDPAFCINTMDVLPAKHILARKETEAAKVEDLIENNPVQLVIETLSVYPNKAASAIELESTLTQVVGEEKFKRWFSNVKKQLIKDPRVGVPAKKTEVYVVREEPVSAEDEILEAFGTTRSARRRITLAEDLLAASIKEEAKAGLQSVLTGLTEAVRDSNQLDAAERLYGAFVRDELARILGHDSTKLNPPQAELIKEVRGLSAIAEKIPVHFQSRFLDLVKETHPLEWREIVFALLKTSQGKFTTECINFLVEHGQSDELAQTLVRWKTEQNLRAPVLLWVIKNRHSKKFAKLLNNLVTPRLLSAIFFAIDYEALQSAGTRRIPLAEALSDDPELISDLLATADTETARDLANTLLLNQGFEELTKKSLLARFIKLFPSLQALVAGDAEAKDEQLIVSRSSYEKKRTEYEEIVSKRIPDNSKAIAAAREHGDLRENSEFKMAKQDQSVLMAQKAQLERDLARARISDFADATTDQVSVGTIVDLRDVTNGKAVRYTVAGAWDSDPDNHVIAYKTPLGQALLGRKVGEHVKLKIAGANHEYQVAGIARYAEAKA encoded by the coding sequence ATGAATTCCGAGGTTATCTCCGCGATCATCGCCAAAAATCCCGCCTTGAAGGCGTCGAAATCGAAACTGGAGGCGATGGAAGCCGGCGCCTACGTGATGCACCGCAGCTGGGGCTTCGGCCAGATCAAGAGCTTCGACGAGTCCGCCGGCAAGCTGCTCATCGACTTCAAGGGGAAGAAATCCCACGCGATGGACCCGGCGTTCTGCATCAACACCATGGACGTCCTGCCGGCGAAGCACATCCTCGCCCGCAAGGAAACCGAAGCCGCCAAGGTCGAGGACTTGATCGAGAACAACCCCGTCCAGCTGGTCATCGAGACGCTCTCCGTTTACCCGAACAAAGCCGCCTCCGCCATCGAGCTGGAGTCGACCCTCACCCAGGTCGTCGGTGAGGAGAAGTTCAAGCGCTGGTTCTCCAACGTCAAAAAGCAGCTCATCAAGGACCCGCGCGTCGGCGTCCCGGCCAAGAAGACCGAAGTCTACGTCGTCCGCGAGGAACCCGTTTCCGCCGAGGACGAGATCCTCGAAGCCTTCGGCACCACCCGCTCCGCCCGCCGCCGCATCACCCTCGCCGAGGACCTCCTCGCCGCGTCGATCAAGGAAGAGGCCAAAGCCGGTCTCCAGTCCGTCCTCACCGGCCTGACCGAAGCCGTCCGCGACTCCAACCAGCTCGATGCCGCCGAGCGCCTCTACGGCGCCTTCGTCCGCGACGAACTCGCCCGCATCCTCGGCCACGACTCCACCAAGCTGAACCCGCCGCAAGCCGAGCTCATCAAGGAAGTCCGCGGCCTCAGCGCCATCGCCGAGAAGATCCCGGTTCACTTCCAATCGCGCTTCCTCGACCTCGTGAAGGAGACCCACCCGCTCGAGTGGCGCGAAATCGTCTTCGCCCTCCTCAAGACCTCGCAGGGCAAGTTCACCACCGAGTGCATCAACTTCCTCGTCGAGCACGGCCAGTCCGATGAACTCGCGCAGACCCTCGTCCGTTGGAAGACCGAGCAAAACCTCCGCGCGCCCGTCCTCCTCTGGGTGATCAAGAACCGTCACTCGAAGAAGTTCGCCAAGCTGCTCAACAACCTCGTCACGCCGCGCCTGCTCTCCGCGATCTTCTTCGCCATCGACTACGAGGCGCTCCAGTCCGCCGGCACGCGCCGCATCCCGCTCGCCGAGGCGCTGAGCGATGATCCGGAGCTCATCTCCGATCTCCTCGCCACCGCCGACACCGAGACGGCCCGCGACCTCGCGAATACTCTTCTCCTCAACCAAGGCTTCGAGGAACTCACCAAGAAGTCCCTCCTCGCCCGCTTCATCAAACTCTTCCCCTCGCTTCAGGCGCTCGTCGCCGGCGACGCCGAGGCCAAGGACGAGCAGCTCATCGTCTCGCGCTCCAGCTACGAGAAAAAGCGCACCGAATACGAGGAGATCGTCTCCAAGCGCATCCCGGACAACTCCAAGGCCATCGCCGCCGCCCGCGAACACGGCGACCTCCGCGAGAACTCCGAGTTCAAGATGGCGAAGCAGGACCAGTCCGTGCTCATGGCGCAAAAAGCGCAGCTCGAGCGCGACCTGGCCCGCGCGCGCATCTCGGATTTCGCCGATGCCACGACCGACCAGGTTTCCGTCGGCACGATCGTCGACCTCCGCGACGTCACCAACGGCAAGGCCGTCCGCTACACCGTCGCTGGCGCCTGGGATTCCGATCCGGACAATCACGTCATCGCCTACAAGACTCCGCTCGGCCAGGCCCTCCTCGGTCGCAAGGTCGGCGAGCACGTGAAGCTCAAGATCGCCGGCGCCAACCACGAGTATCAAGTCGCCGGCATCGCCCGCTACGCCGAAGCCAAGGCCTGA
- a CDS encoding RNA methyltransferase: MRNVVKQGFLKPRSSTVKPGSDGWETAVLLVERWLATKQRVDTLLEQLTPGLLPQERARAQHLFYGVVRWADRLDAALAGLMARAPRTKVRAVLFVAGFELLEAGAEPAKVVHHAVEKAKKVASLKEAGLINAVARKLAARLAEKPAALAEAYAHPAWLVTRWEKQFGADATRQLLEWNQQPAPVYARWRATDASVVPPEFLTPTKWETYFEVKAGHWDEVRQLAQKGALYLQDPSTRLCIELLAPTANETILDACAAPGGKSLLIADVMKTGRVVALDLPAAEGERDVRFERLKENLTRVPAGVEVALMPGDLRQIAPKFFKEFNLPESYDAVLLDAPCSNTGVMRHRIDVKWRLQEGDFAKHAAQQLALLRSAARLVREGGRLVYSTCSIDPAENEEVVQQFIKHSRTPWQLERHVLAYPWIDGHDGAGAFLLRRK, from the coding sequence ATGCGCAACGTTGTCAAACAGGGTTTCCTCAAGCCCCGCTCCTCCACGGTGAAACCCGGTTCGGACGGTTGGGAAACCGCCGTGCTCCTCGTCGAGCGCTGGCTCGCGACCAAGCAGCGCGTGGACACGCTGTTGGAACAACTTACGCCGGGTCTCCTGCCTCAGGAACGCGCCCGGGCGCAGCATCTTTTCTACGGTGTCGTCCGTTGGGCCGACCGTCTCGACGCCGCCCTGGCCGGGCTGATGGCGCGTGCGCCGCGGACCAAGGTGCGGGCGGTGCTGTTCGTGGCCGGGTTCGAATTGCTGGAGGCCGGCGCCGAGCCGGCGAAAGTCGTCCATCATGCGGTCGAGAAGGCCAAAAAAGTCGCGAGCCTCAAGGAGGCCGGCTTGATCAACGCCGTCGCCCGCAAGCTGGCAGCGCGACTGGCCGAAAAACCGGCGGCCCTCGCCGAAGCCTACGCGCACCCGGCTTGGCTGGTGACCCGCTGGGAAAAACAGTTTGGAGCGGACGCGACGCGGCAACTGCTCGAATGGAACCAGCAGCCGGCGCCGGTCTACGCGCGCTGGCGCGCGACCGACGCGAGCGTGGTGCCGCCGGAATTTCTCACGCCGACGAAATGGGAAACTTATTTCGAGGTTAAGGCCGGCCACTGGGACGAGGTCCGCCAGCTCGCGCAAAAAGGCGCGCTCTATCTTCAGGACCCGTCGACGCGCCTCTGTATCGAGTTGCTCGCGCCAACCGCCAACGAGACGATCCTCGACGCCTGCGCCGCGCCGGGCGGCAAGAGCCTGCTCATCGCCGATGTGATGAAGACCGGCCGCGTGGTCGCGCTGGATTTGCCGGCGGCGGAAGGCGAGCGCGACGTGCGTTTCGAGCGCTTGAAGGAAAACCTGACGCGCGTGCCGGCCGGCGTGGAGGTCGCGCTGATGCCGGGCGATCTGCGGCAGATCGCGCCGAAATTTTTCAAGGAGTTCAACCTGCCGGAAAGCTACGACGCCGTGCTCCTCGACGCGCCGTGCAGCAACACGGGCGTCATGCGCCACCGCATCGACGTGAAGTGGCGGCTGCAGGAAGGCGATTTCGCGAAACACGCCGCGCAGCAGCTCGCGTTGCTCCGCTCCGCGGCGCGCCTCGTGCGCGAGGGTGGCCGGCTCGTCTACTCGACGTGCAGCATCGACCCGGCGGAAAACGAGGAAGTCGTGCAGCAATTCATCAAGCACTCGCGCACGCCCTGGCAACTCGAGCGCCACGTGCTGGCCTATCCGTGGATCGACGGCCACGACGGCGCGGGGGCCTTCCTGCTGCGCAGGAAGTAG
- a CDS encoding efflux RND transporter periplasmic adaptor subunit: MKPTSPSQKPADLAAVIRAGNAGSEKKTRYILIALAAVIVLGGGFWISRARAAKNQGPTYATEAVRRGDLGLTITATGNLEPTNEVTVGSELSGTILEVYVDINDRVKKGQPLAKLDSTKVAQQAESSRAALKSAQASVAQAEATVKETAATLARQQELHRVSGGKLPSQSDLDAAEAAATRARANLLSAQASVAQAEAQLRINENDLGKAIIKSPIDGIVLTRSVEPGQTVAASLNAPELFVLAENLEHMKLKVTVAEADIGRVTAGLHSSFTVDAWPNRAYRANVSRVAYGSTTTNNVVTYETDLEVSNDDLSLRPGMTATADIKVAEAKGVLLVPAAALRFDPASAAPATTAAKKSFVQSLTPMPPRRQGSNKGDANAEKLPIGTGRLWVLRDGQPQAVSVKLGLTDGRYTEVSADGLTEGAPVILRLNSPAS; this comes from the coding sequence ATGAAGCCCACCTCCCCTTCCCAAAAACCCGCCGACCTCGCCGCCGTCATCCGCGCCGGCAACGCCGGTTCCGAAAAGAAAACCCGCTATATCCTGATCGCCCTCGCCGCCGTCATCGTGCTCGGCGGTGGTTTCTGGATCAGCCGCGCCCGCGCCGCGAAAAACCAGGGCCCAACCTACGCCACCGAAGCCGTGCGCCGCGGCGACCTCGGCCTCACCATCACCGCCACCGGCAATCTCGAGCCGACCAACGAGGTCACCGTCGGCTCCGAACTCTCCGGCACGATCCTCGAGGTTTACGTCGACATCAACGACCGCGTGAAAAAGGGCCAACCGCTCGCCAAGCTCGACAGCACCAAAGTCGCCCAGCAGGCCGAGAGCAGCCGCGCCGCGCTGAAATCCGCGCAGGCTTCCGTCGCGCAGGCCGAGGCCACCGTCAAGGAAACCGCCGCCACGCTCGCGCGTCAGCAGGAACTCCACCGCGTCAGCGGCGGCAAGTTGCCCTCGCAATCCGATCTCGACGCCGCCGAAGCCGCCGCCACGCGCGCCCGCGCCAACTTGCTCAGCGCCCAAGCCTCCGTCGCGCAGGCCGAGGCCCAGCTACGCATCAACGAAAACGATCTCGGCAAAGCCATCATCAAGTCGCCGATCGACGGCATCGTCCTCACCCGCAGCGTCGAGCCGGGCCAGACCGTCGCCGCCTCGCTGAACGCGCCCGAGCTCTTCGTCCTCGCCGAGAACCTCGAGCATATGAAGCTCAAGGTCACCGTCGCCGAAGCCGACATCGGCCGCGTCACCGCCGGCCTCCACTCCAGCTTCACCGTCGACGCCTGGCCCAACCGCGCCTACCGCGCCAACGTCTCGCGCGTCGCCTACGGCTCCACCACGACCAACAACGTCGTCACCTACGAGACCGACCTCGAAGTCTCCAACGACGACCTCAGCCTGCGCCCGGGCATGACCGCCACCGCCGACATCAAGGTCGCCGAGGCCAAGGGCGTGCTCCTCGTGCCGGCCGCCGCGTTGCGTTTCGATCCCGCGTCGGCCGCGCCCGCCACCACCGCCGCGAAAAAATCCTTCGTGCAAAGCCTCACGCCGATGCCGCCGCGCCGCCAAGGCAGCAACAAGGGCGACGCCAACGCCGAGAAACTTCCCATCGGCACCGGCCGTCTCTGGGTGCTGCGCGACGGCCAGCCGCAAGCCGTCTCCGTGAAACTCGGCCTCACCGACGGCCGCTACACCGAAGTCTCGGCCGACGGCCTGACCGAAGGCGCGCCCGTCATCCTCCGCCTCAACTCGCCAGCGTCATGA
- a CDS encoding ABC transporter permease, with amino-acid sequence MIWNAFAIAVREIRRNLTRAFLTVLGVIIGVSAVITMVTLGDGATNAVREQISSLGSNLLMLRPGAGFGPRASSAGVPNFSEQDAVILGEQVAGIAAIAPIRSTSLSTIYLNNARATNVTGSTPDYFTINKWSLAEGRFFSDAELKTGAAVAVIGQTVRKELFGDENPIGAKLRVGRASVEIIGLLASKGQAGMGDQDDTLVVPLTTLQRRLVGRTTTHDITQISISAQDGADSNALIADITRLMRSRRNLQSNQENNFSVFDTRQIAETLSSSTQMMTMLLAAVAGVSLMVGGIGIMNIMLVSVTERTREIGIRLAIGATAHEVLLQFLVEAVTLSCVGGLIGILLAVGLCAGLAQLISVGFVFNTQINVIAFIFSAAVGIAFGFTPARRAARLDPINALRHE; translated from the coding sequence ATGATCTGGAACGCCTTCGCCATCGCCGTGCGGGAAATCCGCCGCAACCTCACCCGCGCCTTCCTCACCGTCCTCGGCGTGATCATCGGTGTCAGCGCCGTCATCACCATGGTCACCCTCGGCGACGGCGCCACCAACGCCGTGCGCGAGCAGATTTCCTCGCTCGGCAGCAACCTGCTCATGCTCCGACCCGGCGCTGGCTTCGGCCCGCGCGCGTCGTCGGCCGGCGTGCCCAACTTCTCCGAGCAGGACGCCGTCATCCTCGGCGAACAGGTCGCCGGCATCGCCGCCATCGCGCCGATCCGCTCGACCTCCCTCAGCACGATCTACCTCAACAACGCCCGCGCAACCAACGTCACCGGCTCCACGCCCGATTATTTCACCATCAACAAGTGGTCGCTGGCCGAAGGCCGCTTCTTCAGCGACGCCGAACTCAAGACCGGCGCCGCCGTCGCCGTCATCGGCCAGACCGTGCGCAAGGAACTCTTCGGGGACGAGAACCCGATCGGCGCCAAGCTCCGCGTCGGTCGCGCCTCGGTCGAGATCATCGGTCTCCTCGCCAGCAAAGGCCAGGCGGGCATGGGCGACCAGGACGACACGCTCGTCGTGCCGCTCACCACGCTGCAGCGCCGCCTCGTCGGCCGCACCACGACGCACGACATCACCCAAATCAGCATCTCCGCGCAGGACGGCGCCGACAGCAATGCGCTCATCGCCGACATCACCCGCCTCATGCGTTCGCGCCGCAATCTCCAGTCTAACCAGGAGAACAATTTCAGCGTCTTCGACACACGCCAGATCGCCGAGACGCTCAGCTCCTCGACGCAGATGATGACCATGCTGCTCGCCGCCGTCGCCGGCGTGAGCCTGATGGTCGGCGGCATCGGCATCATGAACATCATGCTCGTCTCCGTCACCGAGCGCACCCGCGAGATCGGCATCCGCCTCGCCATCGGCGCCACCGCGCACGAGGTCCTGCTGCAGTTCCTCGTCGAAGCTGTCACGCTCTCCTGCGTCGGCGGCCTCATCGGCATCCTGCTCGCCGTCGGCCTCTGCGCCGGCCTCGCGCAGCTGATCAGCGTGGGCTTCGTCTTCAACACCCAGATCAACGTCATCGCGTTCATCTTCTCCGCCGCCGTCGGCATCGCCTTCGGCTTCACCCCGGCGCGCCGCGCCGCGCGGCTTGATCCGATCAACGCCCTGCGGCATGAGTGA
- a CDS encoding efflux transporter outer membrane subunit, translating into MPIPRLSLSSLRFGLASSALASLALHSAVAADPVRSAAAVPTAWQQTTAGGPADATALAQWWKQFNDPVLDRLIAGALQSSPDVRTALAKIEESRARYGVQRAALLPSLSASISGSGSRTNNRNTDVTTRAEKYSASLDASWEIDLFGQNRKTLDATAADLAQTEENLRSAQASLAAEVATAYVTLRSAEAQLVIVRRNLASREETLQLTRWREQAGTVTALDTQQAVSTLEQTRASLPTLQQTVTQTRNQLALLSGQTPGALDALLGESAAVPAVAATLATGIPAETLRQRPDVRAAARAVEAAAARTSAAERARFPSLNLTGSLGVDALEAGKLFSPESTVASVLGSLTAPIFASGKIQQTIRVQGALQKQALISYESTVLTALSEVENALVSVQRNTERLAILDTAVTAAREAEHLAELQYQAGQADLLTVLEAQRTLLSVEQQQVTANADRATAHIQLYKALGGGWTNS; encoded by the coding sequence ATGCCGATCCCGCGCCTTTCACTCTCCTCTCTCCGCTTCGGCCTCGCCAGCTCCGCCCTGGCGAGCCTCGCCCTCCACAGCGCCGTCGCCGCCGACCCCGTCCGCTCCGCGGCCGCCGTCCCGACTGCGTGGCAGCAAACCACCGCGGGTGGCCCCGCCGACGCCACCGCGCTCGCGCAATGGTGGAAGCAATTCAACGACCCGGTCCTCGACCGCCTCATCGCCGGTGCGCTGCAATCCAGCCCCGACGTGCGCACCGCCCTCGCCAAAATCGAGGAATCGCGCGCACGCTACGGCGTCCAACGCGCCGCGCTGCTGCCGTCGTTGTCCGCCTCTATCTCCGGCTCGGGCTCGCGCACGAACAATCGCAACACTGACGTCACCACTCGCGCGGAAAAATACTCCGCCTCGCTCGACGCGAGCTGGGAGATCGATCTCTTCGGCCAGAACCGCAAAACGCTCGACGCCACCGCCGCCGATCTCGCGCAGACCGAGGAAAATCTCCGCAGCGCCCAAGCCTCGCTCGCCGCCGAAGTCGCCACCGCCTACGTGACGCTCCGCTCCGCCGAGGCACAGCTCGTAATCGTCCGCCGCAACCTCGCCTCGCGCGAAGAGACGCTCCAGCTCACGCGCTGGCGCGAGCAGGCCGGCACCGTCACCGCGCTCGATACGCAACAGGCCGTCAGCACGCTCGAGCAGACGCGCGCGTCGCTGCCGACTTTGCAGCAGACCGTCACGCAGACGCGCAACCAGCTCGCGTTGCTCTCCGGCCAAACGCCCGGCGCGCTCGACGCGTTGCTCGGCGAATCCGCCGCCGTGCCCGCCGTCGCTGCCACGCTCGCCACCGGCATCCCCGCCGAGACGCTGCGCCAGCGCCCTGATGTCCGCGCCGCCGCCCGCGCCGTCGAAGCCGCCGCCGCACGCACCTCCGCGGCCGAGCGCGCGCGCTTCCCGTCGCTCAACCTCACCGGTTCGCTCGGCGTCGACGCGCTCGAGGCCGGCAAGCTCTTCTCGCCCGAGTCCACCGTGGCCAGCGTCCTCGGCAGCCTGACCGCGCCGATCTTCGCCAGCGGCAAAATCCAGCAGACCATCCGCGTGCAGGGCGCCCTGCAAAAACAAGCGCTCATCAGTTACGAGTCGACCGTCCTCACCGCGCTTTCCGAAGTCGAGAACGCCCTCGTCTCCGTCCAGCGCAACACCGAGCGCCTCGCGATTCTCGACACCGCCGTCACCGCCGCGCGCGAAGCCGAGCACCTCGCCGAGCTGCAATACCAAGCCGGCCAGGCCGATCTCCTCACCGTCCTCGAAGCCCAACGCACCCTCCTCAGCGTCGAGCAGCAGCAAGTCACCGCCAACGCAGACCGCGCCACCGCTCACATCCAGCTCTACAAAGCCCTCGGCGGCGGCTGGACCAACTCTTGA
- a CDS encoding metalloregulator ArsR/SmtB family transcription factor produces the protein MSTSWDSLKILSDSTRLRVLALLLKEELSVAELQDILGMGQSRISSQLALLRQAGFVNDRREGKKAFYSLRPNLAPKQLALLRAACDSVSDLPESAEDRENLDRVLQRRRRVSEQYFNLIAGRLGKGYCPGRSWEALGHLALRLVPAITVADLGAGEGLVSQLLANRAERVWCIDSSPKMVEVGTELAKKNGLANLSYKLGDIEQVPLADKSVDLAILSQALHHAAHPQAAVDEAFRILKPGGQLVVLDLKEHTFEKARELYGDLWLGFKESALHGFLKKAGFQKVEVTTVAREEGEPRFETLLASGVKAAR, from the coding sequence ATGAGCACCTCCTGGGACAGCCTGAAAATCCTCTCCGACTCCACGCGGCTGCGCGTGCTCGCGTTGCTCCTCAAGGAAGAGCTCTCGGTCGCCGAGTTGCAGGACATCCTCGGCATGGGTCAGTCCCGCATCTCGTCCCAGCTCGCTCTCCTCCGCCAAGCCGGCTTCGTGAACGACCGTCGCGAAGGCAAAAAAGCCTTCTACTCCCTGCGCCCGAATCTCGCGCCCAAGCAACTCGCGCTCCTGCGCGCCGCCTGCGATTCCGTGTCGGATTTGCCCGAGTCCGCCGAGGACCGCGAGAATCTCGACCGCGTGCTCCAGCGCCGCCGTCGCGTCTCCGAGCAGTATTTCAACCTCATCGCCGGCCGCCTCGGCAAAGGCTACTGCCCCGGCCGCTCGTGGGAGGCGCTTGGCCATCTCGCGCTCCGCCTCGTGCCTGCGATCACCGTCGCCGACCTCGGCGCCGGCGAAGGCCTCGTCTCGCAACTCCTCGCGAATCGCGCCGAACGCGTGTGGTGCATCGACAGTTCGCCGAAGATGGTCGAGGTCGGCACCGAACTCGCGAAGAAGAACGGCCTCGCCAATCTCAGCTACAAGCTCGGCGACATCGAGCAGGTGCCGCTCGCCGACAAGTCCGTCGACCTCGCCATCCTCTCGCAAGCGCTGCACCACGCCGCGCACCCGCAGGCCGCGGTCGACGAAGCGTTCCGCATTTTGAAACCCGGCGGCCAGCTCGTGGTCCTCGACCTGAAGGAGCACACCTTCGAAAAAGCCCGCGAGCTCTACGGCGACCTCTGGCTCGGCTTCAAGGAGAGCGCGCTGCACGGCTTCCTGAAGAAAGCCGGCTTCCAGAAAGTCGAAGTCACGACGGTCGCGCGCGAAGAAGGCGAACCGCGCTTCGAGACGCTGCTCGCCAGCGGAGTGAAGGCCGCGCGCTGA
- a CDS encoding response regulator transcription factor: MRVLLVEDDPLLLRSLTAALREEQFAVDTAADGEEGLFKARETAYDAIVLDVMLPKLDGWGVLAGLRPARRTPVLMLTARDAVPDRVRGLDLGADDYLTKPFDLDELLARLRALIRRTAGQTQSTLQVGDLVLDTAARRATLAGEEIVLTAREYALLEYLALHRGQVVSRTELYEHLFDENDSTLSNLLDVHVSNLRKKLGRDFITTRRGHGYAIE; this comes from the coding sequence ATGCGCGTCCTCCTCGTCGAAGATGATCCGCTTCTCCTCCGCAGCCTCACCGCCGCGCTGCGCGAGGAGCAGTTCGCCGTCGACACCGCCGCCGACGGCGAGGAAGGCCTCTTCAAGGCGCGCGAGACCGCCTACGACGCCATCGTCCTCGACGTGATGTTGCCCAAGCTCGACGGCTGGGGCGTGCTCGCCGGCCTCCGCCCCGCGCGGCGCACTCCCGTGCTCATGCTCACCGCGCGCGACGCCGTGCCCGACCGCGTGCGCGGCCTCGACCTCGGCGCCGACGATTACCTGACCAAACCCTTCGACCTCGACGAACTGCTCGCCCGCCTCCGCGCGCTCATCCGCCGCACTGCCGGCCAGACGCAGTCAACCCTGCAGGTCGGCGACCTCGTCCTCGACACCGCGGCGCGACGCGCGACGCTCGCCGGCGAGGAAATCGTGCTCACCGCCCGCGAATACGCGCTGCTCGAATACCTCGCGCTCCACCGCGGCCAGGTCGTCAGCCGCACCGAGCTCTACGAACACCTCTTCGACGAGAACGACAGCACGCTCTCCAACCTACTCGACGTCCACGTCTCCAACCTCCGCAAAAAACTCGGCCGCGATTTCATCACCACGCGCCGCGGTCACGGCTACGCCATCGAATGA
- a CDS encoding LysE family transporter, with product MFFKGLLIGFAIAVPVGPIGFLCLRRTLVYGRVTGFVSGLGAASADALYGLIAAFGLTAISSFLLRMESWLQFFGGLFLVALGLKTVLAQPPAKAAAEAPPPPTRSWQAAYLSTLALTLTSPATVLAFVAIFAGVGLGVSATTPLHALELVAGVFTGSATWWLLLSLGAGALRDRLHARTLHYLHVISGLCIMALGLWQGVLLVQKWLG from the coding sequence ATGTTTTTCAAAGGTCTGCTCATCGGATTCGCCATCGCCGTCCCTGTCGGCCCGATCGGTTTTCTCTGCCTCCGTCGCACCTTGGTATACGGTCGCGTCACGGGTTTTGTTTCGGGTCTCGGCGCCGCCTCGGCCGACGCGCTCTACGGCCTGATCGCCGCCTTCGGCCTGACCGCGATCTCATCCTTCCTGCTGCGCATGGAGTCGTGGCTGCAGTTTTTCGGCGGACTCTTCCTCGTCGCACTCGGGCTAAAAACCGTCCTCGCCCAACCACCCGCCAAGGCCGCCGCGGAAGCGCCGCCTCCGCCCACCCGCAGCTGGCAAGCCGCCTATCTCTCCACGCTCGCCCTCACGCTCACCAGCCCGGCGACCGTGCTCGCCTTCGTCGCGATCTTCGCCGGTGTCGGCCTCGGCGTCTCGGCCACGACGCCGCTGCACGCACTCGAACTCGTCGCCGGCGTCTTCACCGGCTCGGCCACGTGGTGGCTGTTGCTCAGTCTCGGCGCCGGCGCCCTCCGCGACCGCCTGCACGCCCGGACACTCCATTATCTCCACGTGATTTCCGGCCTGTGCATCATGGCCCTCGGACTCTGGCAGGGCGTGCTGCTCGTGCAGAAATGGCTGGGTTGA
- a CDS encoding ABC transporter ATP-binding protein, translated as MNSAADIPLIELRQLSKTYGSGDAAFQALRGVDLTIQRGEFVAIMGPSGSGKSTLMNILGCLDTPTTGSYLYQGIAVEGLDANQRALLRRHALGFIFQGFNLLARTSALENVELPLLYRGIPRRERHELARAALTSVGLPDKLRNTPAELSGGQQQRVAIARALVTEPSTLFADEPTGNLDSSTTRDVMDLLVRLNTEHGITVILVTHEDDVAAYAQRVVRVKDGLIESDRRAAA; from the coding sequence ATGAACTCCGCCGCCGACATTCCTCTCATCGAACTCCGCCAGCTGAGCAAAACCTACGGCAGCGGCGACGCCGCCTTCCAGGCGTTGCGCGGCGTCGATCTCACGATCCAGCGCGGCGAGTTCGTCGCCATCATGGGCCCGAGCGGCTCCGGCAAATCCACCTTGATGAACATCCTCGGCTGCCTCGATACGCCGACCACCGGCTCGTATCTCTATCAGGGCATCGCCGTCGAAGGGCTCGACGCCAACCAGCGCGCGCTGCTCCGCCGCCACGCGCTGGGCTTCATCTTCCAAGGCTTCAATCTCCTCGCCCGCACCAGCGCGCTCGAAAACGTCGAGCTGCCGCTCCTCTACCGCGGCATCCCGCGCCGCGAACGCCACGAACTCGCCCGCGCCGCGCTCACGTCCGTCGGCCTGCCCGACAAGCTTCGCAACACGCCGGCCGAGCTTTCCGGCGGCCAGCAGCAGCGCGTCGCCATCGCGCGCGCCCTCGTCACCGAACCGAGCACGCTCTTCGCCGACGAACCCACCGGCAACCTCGACTCGTCCACGACGCGCGACGTCATGGACCTCCTCGTCCGCCTCAACACCGAGCACGGCATCACCGTCATCCTCGTCACGCACGAGGACGACGTCGCCGCCTACGCCCAACGCGTCGTCCGCGTGAAGGACGGCCTCATCGAATCCGACCGGCGCGCCGCCGCCTGA